ctgaagctaagcagggttggtccccgGTCAGGCCCTGGGTGGGagacagatgctgctggaagtggtgttggagggccagtagaaggACATTTCCTCTGTCTAAACAagatccaatgccccagggcaagTGATTGGGACAACTGCTCTGTgtaggtgccgtctttcggatgggacgttaacgggtgtcctgactctctgaggtcattaaggGTCCCATCGACTTATCgaaagagtaggggtgttaacccggtgtctgcgctattcccaatctggcctcaccatcacggtcacctaataatcccagtttaACAATTGGCTCATGTCATCCCCTCTCTActcccctgtaactatccccaggtcgttgctgcaaatgagaacgtgttctcagtcaacttacctggtaaataacggataaataaataaaataaagtgctgtaGAAGCAAAACAATATATGAAGGATCATGAGGCCTGACCATGCCAACTTGTTATAACAACATGACAGACAATCAGCAACATTGTTCCAACCTTTATTGTGATCCTTTATCTATTTTCAGGGACAAGCAACCGTTCAAACCTACTCTACGAGATCTCCAGAACAAATCTGGAACTAATCCAAGTCCTATCCCGGCCTTCTCCCCTGAGCACCCGGTGGCTCTCCTAGGTGATAGGTTGTTGGACACCTCTCCGGTTCACACAGTCATTCCCCCTATAGAAATTACCCTGACAGATGTTTTTGTGCCYCTTGAGTCCATTAAGCCCAGTAAGTATCTATAATATTTTTAGTATCTACTTGCTATGCTAATAGTGCATCACATTTGAACAGTGTTTTAAAGTCTTTGTTGTATCCAGGCAGCCTGTTGCCTGTGACGGTGTTTGATAGCCACAGTTTGCGGGTGCTCTTCCACTTTGCACGTGACTCTCCGCCCTCTCTTGCTGATGTGCTGGTGGTGATCATCTCCATGCTCTCCTCCGCCCCGGTTCCAGTCAGCAACATCCTCTTCCACGCCTCTG
This window of the Salvelinus sp. IW2-2015 unplaced genomic scaffold, ASM291031v2 Un_scaffold10250, whole genome shotgun sequence genome carries:
- the LOC112079910 gene encoding ADP-ribosylation factor-binding protein GGA1 → MSWICWEDAAAAVPTPEGLQVKWDKQPFKPTLRDLQNKSGTNPSPIPAFSPEHPVALLGDRLLDTSPVHTVIPPIEITLTDVFVPLESIKPSSLLPVTVFDSHSLRVLFHFARDSPPSLADVLVVIISMLSSAPVPVSNILFHASVPDTMRVKLQPPSGTELPAFNPILPPAAITQILLLANPHKEKVQLQYKLTFALGEEDHDERGVVAQFPPSDTWGNL